Proteins encoded within one genomic window of Oncorhynchus nerka isolate Pitt River linkage group LG9b, Oner_Uvic_2.0, whole genome shotgun sequence:
- the sdhc gene encoding succinate dehydrogenase cytochrome b560 subunit, mitochondrial isoform X2 — translation MALLLSAVPMGTTAKEEMNKFWAKNNKMNRPMSPHITIYQWSVPMMMSITHRGTGVGLSGGISAFALLALVLPGSYPYYLDLIHSLSIGPALLGLAKFGIAFPLSYHTLNGIRHLFWDSGKGFTLPEVYRSGYVVIALSILTSIAAIAYM, via the exons TGCTGTTCCAATGGGAACCACAGCAAAGGAGGAAATGAACAAGTTCTGGGCCAAAAACAACAAAATGAACCGACCCATGTCGCCACATATCACCATCTACCA GTGGTCGGTGCCTATGATGATGTCCATCACACACAGAGGCACGGGAGTTGGACTCAGTGGAG GTATATCGGCGTTTGCCCTCTTAGCGTTGGTGTTGCCAGGTAGCTACCCATACTACCTTGACCTGATCCACTCCCTGTCCATTGGCCCTGCTCTACTTGGTCTAGCTAAGTTTGGCATTGCCTTCCCTCTGTCCTACCACACCTTGAATGGAATCCGCCATCTG tTCTGGGACAGTGGTAAGGGATTTACGCTTCCTGAGGTGTATCGCTCGGGCTACGTGGTCATCGCTCTGTCAATACTGACCTCCATTGCTGCCATTGCATACATGTGA
- the sdhc gene encoding succinate dehydrogenase cytochrome b560 subunit, mitochondrial isoform X3 — protein sequence MGTTAKEEMNKFWAKNNKMNRPMSPHITIYQWSVPMMMSITHRGTGVGLSGGISAFALLALVLPGSYPYYLDLIHSLSIGPALLGLAKFGIAFPLSYHTLNGIRHLFWDSGKGFTLPEVYRSGYVVIALSILTSIAAIAYM from the exons ATGGGAACCACAGCAAAGGAGGAAATGAACAAGTTCTGGGCCAAAAACAACAAAATGAACCGACCCATGTCGCCACATATCACCATCTACCA GTGGTCGGTGCCTATGATGATGTCCATCACACACAGAGGCACGGGAGTTGGACTCAGTGGAG GTATATCGGCGTTTGCCCTCTTAGCGTTGGTGTTGCCAGGTAGCTACCCATACTACCTTGACCTGATCCACTCCCTGTCCATTGGCCCTGCTCTACTTGGTCTAGCTAAGTTTGGCATTGCCTTCCCTCTGTCCTACCACACCTTGAATGGAATCCGCCATCTG tTCTGGGACAGTGGTAAGGGATTTACGCTTCCTGAGGTGTATCGCTCGGGCTACGTGGTCATCGCTCTGTCAATACTGACCTCCATTGCTGCCATTGCATACATGTGA